The genomic segment TACGCTATCAGACAAACGCGGAAATCACCGCATTCATAAGCGATGAGTTCAATCAGACTGTACCGCAAACAATTCGTCAAAACTACGATCTATTCATCCGCGCCATCGGGTTGTACCACGGAGGTATCCCCTTCGACTTCGAAGCTCTGATAAGAGCCTCACAGGGCCAAATAGGTGCCTATTACTATCCCGCAAACCGTTCTATCAACATCCCGATAGGATCAATTCCCATACAAGAGCTTCGAGTAATCGTAGTCCATGAACTGACGCATGTGCTACAGGACCAGCACTTTGGGCTCGACCGTTTACTCAGCGCAACAAACAGCGACAAATTATTAGCCCATCAAGCTCTCGCCGAAGGCGATGCAACGCTGGTGGAATACCTCTGGTTTTTAGATCGCACTGGACAAGCGATGTCAGATGCCCAACTACAGCAATTCGTAAACACGGTTGCCAGCACGACAGTTGGCGAAGTCAAGCGCAACCTCAAAGATGTAGAATCCGATCCACAGGTCGTCCAGGCGATTGACGAAACCCCCGATTTTATATTTGAACAGCAACTTGGAATCTACTTTCGCGGAATGGCCTTTGTATTTGAGTTGAAAAAACGCGGGGGATGGGCAACAGTGAATCGCGCGTACACCCATTTGCCAATGTCAATGGAACACATCCTTCACCCAGACAAATACTTCGCAGGAGAATCTCTCGAGGAGATCGCACTTCCTGATTTGGCAAATGAAACCTTCACAGGAAATTGGGAATTGCTGGACAGGGATACACTGGGCGAATTTGGACTCAGAATTATCTTCAATACCTTTGCTATCCCATCACACGCAGCAGCCGCAGGCTGGCATGGCGACCAGTATGTCGTCCTCAAACACCGCCAGGATAATACACCTGCCCTCGTCCTGTTCACGACCTGGGATACGGAACAAGACGCGACAGAGTTCAAAACTGCCTACGAAGGCGTGCTCGCAATAAAACACCGTGGATCTACAGACTTCAGGATTGAGCAGCAAGGGACAGACGTGTTAATCTCTGAATCGTCTCGGGATCTCGACCTGTTATTTGC from the Gemmatimonadota bacterium genome contains:
- a CDS encoding EF-hand domain-containing protein, which produces MQKLCRIALIITATPSIALSQTLPNLTALSETIKPQVSSIRLLNFIQPFTIRYQTNAEITAFISDEFNQTVPQTIRQNYDLFIRAIGLYHGGIPFDFEALIRASQGQIGAYYYPANRSINIPIGSIPIQELRVIVVHELTHVLQDQHFGLDRLLSATNSDKLLAHQALAEGDATLVEYLWFLDRTGQAMSDAQLQQFVNTVASTTVGEVKRNLKDVESDPQVVQAIDETPDFIFEQQLGIYFRGMAFVFELKKRGGWATVNRAYTHLPMSMEHILHPDKYFAGESLEEIALPDLANETFTGNWELLDRDTLGEFGLRIIFNTFAIPSHAAAAGWHGDQYVVLKHRQDNTPALVLFTTWDTEQDATEFKTAYEGVLAIKHRGSTDFRIEQQGTDVLISESSRDLDLLFAYLEKVRFTPTVALEIFDFDGDLTIGFSDFLMFAAHFGKSSSDPDFDPRFDIDADGMIGFSDFLAFASAFGKQITPNSKPAVVIDPHIIHRTLGFIR